From Enterococcus mundtii, the proteins below share one genomic window:
- a CDS encoding dihydroorotate oxidase, which translates to MSLTTTFLNHSFENPLMNASGVHCMTTAELDELAHSNAGAFITKSCTINERAGNPEPRYYDVPLGSINSMGLPNLGFSYYLDYALAYEKEHGQEQPLFFSIAGMSAEENLEMLKLIEESDYQGITELNLSCPNVPGKPQLAYDFEATAALLKEVFQVFSKPLGIKLPPYFDFAHFDQMAEILNQYPIAYVNSINSVGNGLYIDTESETVVIKPKDGFGGLGGEYIKPTALANVRAFYTRLKPEIKIIGTGGIRNGQDAFEHLLCGASMLQIGTELHKEGVAIFDRISKELETIMAEKGYHSIDEFRGKLRSMS; encoded by the coding sequence TTGAGCTTAACGACTACTTTCTTAAATCATTCTTTTGAAAATCCCTTGATGAACGCTTCTGGTGTCCATTGCATGACTACAGCGGAATTAGATGAACTTGCACATTCGAATGCGGGGGCGTTCATTACAAAAAGCTGTACCATCAATGAGCGAGCAGGAAACCCTGAACCTCGTTATTATGATGTGCCACTGGGGAGTATCAATTCGATGGGCTTACCAAACTTAGGTTTTTCCTATTATCTGGATTATGCATTGGCCTACGAGAAAGAGCATGGACAAGAACAACCATTGTTTTTCTCGATTGCCGGTATGAGTGCAGAGGAAAATCTGGAAATGTTGAAGTTGATCGAAGAAAGTGATTACCAAGGGATCACTGAGCTGAATCTTTCATGCCCGAACGTTCCAGGAAAACCGCAGCTAGCTTACGATTTCGAGGCAACAGCAGCTTTATTGAAAGAAGTCTTTCAAGTGTTCTCAAAACCGTTGGGGATCAAACTTCCTCCTTATTTTGATTTCGCCCACTTTGATCAAATGGCGGAAATCTTGAATCAGTACCCGATCGCCTATGTGAACTCGATCAACAGTGTGGGAAATGGCCTTTATATCGATACTGAGAGTGAAACAGTCGTCATCAAACCAAAAGATGGTTTTGGTGGACTTGGAGGAGAATATATCAAACCTACTGCGTTAGCGAATGTCCGGGCATTTTATACCCGCTTGAAACCAGAGATCAAAATCATCGGTACTGGCGGTATCCGCAATGGACAAGATGCTTTTGAACATTTATTATGTGGCGCAAGTATGTTACAGATCGGCACGGAACTTCACAAAGAGGGAGTAGCTATTTTTGATCGTATCAGTAAAGAATTGGAGACGATCATGGCGGAAAAAGGCTACCATTCAATCGACGAATTTAGAGGGAAATTACGCTCGATGTCGTAA
- a CDS encoding PepSY domain-containing protein: MKSKVIFTGLFSLLLLAGCQPNQTNTPSSTTNQSSETTVTSTNKTEESSTTAGSAASSDSSSSQTANPDIQVSADRAIELFQNKYPDAAITSLELDSDWGSYFYKIEGVDDQNEYSVKINAMDEKLEAENPEQLDRDEQNGQKKSEDGLDVSNLISIEEAGKIAVEKVGAGTATDWDLDKELGTTYWDVKVKNGNQTTNVKINSQTGEVLSSEIDD, encoded by the coding sequence ATGAAATCAAAAGTTATTTTTACAGGCTTATTTTCTTTACTACTTTTAGCGGGGTGCCAGCCAAACCAAACAAATACCCCTTCAAGTACGACCAACCAGTCGTCAGAAACGACCGTAACTTCTACGAATAAGACAGAAGAATCTAGCACAACTGCTGGTTCTGCTGCTTCTAGTGATTCATCCTCTTCACAAACAGCAAACCCTGATATTCAAGTTTCTGCGGATCGCGCGATTGAATTATTCCAAAACAAATACCCAGATGCAGCAATCACTAGCTTAGAACTCGATAGTGATTGGGGAAGCTACTTCTACAAAATTGAAGGTGTCGATGATCAAAACGAATATTCAGTGAAAATCAATGCGATGGACGAAAAACTTGAGGCAGAGAATCCAGAGCAATTAGATCGTGACGAACAAAACGGCCAGAAAAAATCAGAAGACGGTTTAGATGTCAGCAATCTGATCTCGATCGAAGAAGCTGGGAAAATCGCGGTTGAAAAAGTTGGCGCTGGAACTGCTACAGATTGGGACCTTGATAAAGAATTAGGAACTACTTATTGGGATGTCAAAGTGAAAAATGGCAACCAAACGACAAATGTAAAAATCAATAGTCAAACAGGAGAAGTATTGTCTTCAGAAATCGATGATTGA